GATGACTTAAAGAATTTACAAAAAAGTGGTCGAATTACTGGTGCTCAAGCATGGGTTGGAACATTATTGAAAATGAAGCCAGTTCTTAAGTTTGAAGATGGCAAGATTATACCAGAAGAAAAAGTTCGTACTAAAAAGCGTGCCATTCAAACATTAGAAAAGAAAGTATTAGATATTGTAAAAGACTTTGAAGAAGTAACTTTATTTGTCATAAATGGAGATCATTTCGAAGATGGTCAAGCGTTATACAAAAAGTTACAAGATGATTGTCCTTCAGCTTATCAAGTAGCATACTCTGAGTTTGGTCCAGTTGTTGCAGCACATTTAGGTTCTGGTGGATTAGGTTTAGGCTATGTTGGCAGAAAAATAAGATTAACATAATTATAAAATTTTAATAAAAGAGTCTATATTGTAATTGGAAATTATCTCTCGTATACATGGCTTTAAATGTTCATCATTTGAAAGCCAAAATGCTAAAGATATAAGAAAATCATTATAATATTAGGCTCTTTTTTACGTTGAAATGAGGTTTTAAGCATTAAACATTACGGGAAATTAATTCATCCTCATACTTCACTTACTAATGAAAAAATTAAAAAAGAAGTAACAGGTGTCATCAAACAAAATTCAAACTATTATTGTGTTCAATGTGAAAGTACAAATCCAAAGCATTTTTATCAGTATGATTCCTCAGTACATTCCAAGAAAATTGTATATTGCAGAAATTGTATATCACTGGGTCGAATGGATAATGTAACAAGATATAAAATAACAGAGAGTTCGCAAAGTTCATCACAAGCATATTATCATCTCTCATTTGAATTGTCGGAACAGCAGTCTTATGCCTCAGAACATATTGTTCGAGCCATTAGAAAGAGACAAACGATTTTGTTATATGCCGTAACAGGTGCAGGTAAGACAGAAATGATGTTTCAAGGCATTCAATATGCAAGAATACAGGGAGATAATATAGCTATTGTGTCACCACGTGTAGATGTTGTTGTAGAAATTAGTAAACGTATTAAAGACGCATTTCTTAATGAAGATATAGACATACTACACCAGCAATCAAGACAACAATTTGAAGGGCATTTTGTTGTATGCACAGTGCATCAACTTTACCGATTCAAACAGCACTTTGATACTATTTTTATTGATGAAGTCGATGCCTTTCCTTTATCAATGGATAAAAATTTACAACAAGCATTGAAGTCATCTTCTAAAGTTGAACATGCAACAATTTATATGACAGCAACACCACCGAAACAACTTCTGTCAGAGATTCCCCACGAAAATATAATTAAATTGCCAGCTCGCTTTCATAAAAAATCACTTCCAGTTCCTAAATATCGTTATTTCAAACTTAATAATAAGAAGATTCAGAAAATGTTATACCGAATTTTACAAGATCAAATTAATAATCAACGTTATACACTGGTGTTTTTTAACAATATAGAAACAATGATTAAAACATTTTCGGTTTATAAGCAGAAAATTACTAAATTAACATACGTCCATAGCGAGGATGTTTTTCGCTTTGAAAAAGTTGAACAATTAAGGAATGGACATTTCGATGTCATTTTTACTACGACAATATTAGAACGTGGATTTACAATGGCAAATTTGGATGTTGTTGTTATCGATGCACATCAATATACTCAAGAGGCTTTAATACAAATTGCTGGACGTGTTGGACGAAAATTAGAATGTCCTACTGGAAAAGTATTGTTTTTTCATGAAGGGGTAAGTATGAATATGATTCAAGCTAAAAAAGAGATTCAAAGGATGAACAAATTAGCATTAAAAAGAGGTTGGATTGATGAATAATTGTTTGAGTTGTGGTGCTAAGTTATATGAAAATATAACCATTTATAATTTGTTCAAGAAACCTAATAGATTATGTGACAGATGCAAAGAGAATTGGGACAATATTAAACTTGATATTAAAGCAAGGCGATGTTCAAGGTGCTTAAAACACTTAAATCAAGATGAAGCGTATTGTTTAGACTGCAAGTTTCTATCGGCACACTTTAATTTAATGGAACAATTATATTGTCAATTTCAATATGACGGTTTAATGAAAGAGATGATACATCAGTATAAATTTTTGAAAGACTATTATTTATGTGAATTATTGGCACATTTGATTGAAATACCACAAACATCTTATGACTATATTGTGCCAATTCCTTCTTCGCCGGCACATGATTTATCTAGAACATTTAACCCGGTAGAAGCAGTACTAAAAGCTAAAGGGATTCGCTTTGATAAGATTTTAAAGATGTCAAATAGACCAAAACAGTCTCATTTAACTAAGAAAGAGCGTCTGGCAGATGAAAATCCATTTATTATTGATACGGAATTAGATTTAAATGGTAAGGAAATATTACTCGTTGACGATATTTATACAACTGGATTAACAATTCATCGTGCAGGGTGTAAATTATATGCTAAAAATATCAGAAAATTCAAAGTGTTTGCGTTTGCACGATAGCGTAAAAATGTTAAAATATAATAAAGAGTTACCAATAAAGAGGTTTAAGGAGAGATTACTATGATTAGATTTGAAATTCATGGAGATAACCTCACTATCACAGATGCTATTCGCAACTATATTGAGGAAAAAATTGGTAAGTTGGAACGTTATTTTAATGACGTACCAAATGCAGTGGCGCATGTTAAAGTTAAAACTTATTCAAATTCAGCTACTAAAATTGAAGTAACAATTCCATTGAAAAATGTTACGTTAAGAGCTGAAGAGCGAAACGATGATTTATACGCAGGTATTGATTTAATTAATAATAAACTTGAAAGACAAGTTCGAAAATATAAAACACGTATTAATCGTAAGAGCCGTGATCGAGGAGATCAAGAAGTGTTTGTTGCCGAATTACAAGAAATGCAAGAAACACAAGTTGATAATGACGCTTACGATGATAACGAGATAGAAATTATTCGTTCAAAAGAATTCAGCTTAAAACCAATGGATTCAGAAGAAGCGGTATTACAAATGAATCTATTAGGTCATGACTTCTTTGTATTCACAGACAGAGAAACTGATGGAACAAGTATCGTTTACCGCCGTAAAGACGGTAAATATGGCTTGATTCAAACTAGTGAACAATAAATTAAGTTTAAAGCACTTGTGTTTTTGCACAAGTGCTTTTTTATACTCCAAAAGC
The genomic region above belongs to Staphylococcus aureus and contains:
- a CDS encoding DEAD/DEAH box helicase, whose protein sequence is MDNVTRYKITESSQSSSQAYYHLSFELSEQQSYASEHIVRAIRKRQTILLYAVTGAGKTEMMFQGIQYARIQGDNIAIVSPRVDVVVEISKRIKDAFLNEDIDILHQQSRQQFEGHFVVCTVHQLYRFKQHFDTIFIDEVDAFPLSMDKNLQQALKSSSKVEHATIYMTATPPKQLLSEIPHENIIKLPARFHKKSLPVPKYRYFKLNNKKIQKMLYRILQDQINNQRYTLVFFNNIETMIKTFSVYKQKITKLTYVHSEDVFRFEKVEQLRNGHFDVIFTTTILERGFTMANLDVVVIDAHQYTQEALIQIAGRVGRKLECPTGKVLFFHEGVSMNMIQAKKEIQRMNKLALKRGWIDE
- a CDS encoding ComF family protein, with translation MNNCLSCGAKLYENITIYNLFKKPNRLCDRCKENWDNIKLDIKARRCSRCLKHLNQDEAYCLDCKFLSAHFNLMEQLYCQFQYDGLMKEMIHQYKFLKDYYLCELLAHLIEIPQTSYDYIVPIPSSPAHDLSRTFNPVEAVLKAKGIRFDKILKMSNRPKQSHLTKKERLADENPFIIDTELDLNGKEILLVDDIYTTGLTIHRAGCKLYAKNIRKFKVFAFAR
- the hpf gene encoding ribosome hibernation-promoting factor, HPF/YfiA family; this translates as MIRFEIHGDNLTITDAIRNYIEEKIGKLERYFNDVPNAVAHVKVKTYSNSATKIEVTIPLKNVTLRAEERNDDLYAGIDLINNKLERQVRKYKTRINRKSRDRGDQEVFVAELQEMQETQVDNDAYDDNEIEIIRSKEFSLKPMDSEEAVLQMNLLGHDFFVFTDRETDGTSIVYRRKDGKYGLIQTSEQ